The following proteins are co-located in the Fusarium verticillioides 7600 chromosome 7, whole genome shotgun sequence genome:
- a CDS encoding murein transglycosylase: MSVLLMVLFFLVSPASAFFRLPCSRPVTVQRVDPIVNPGKLSAHSHTVMGGNGFNFTMDFDTARASTCTTCKAREDLSNYWIPNLYYRAPDGTFEDVPQTGGMLVYYLQRSDPKDPEYEKGLLAFPEGFQMLAGNPYLRSFNNTLEQRAISYACLGVSGPETHEIPPHNCPNGLRAQVMFPSCWDGKNLDSPDHKSHMAYPDRVDSGVCPLSHPKRLVTIFYEVVFQVDQFKDRWHGDSHPFVFSNGDPTGYGLHGDFLNGWDVKILQKAVNECTDASGVIEKCPVLTFFDDDAMNGCRVPVQVDEKTNGVLKTLPGCNPVTLGPELAAPVVGEVCNATKEISPPKWPFTDVTGTKKFRYLGCAKDSYGSRSLDMAQGSADNMTIESCLDYCERRGYLLAGLEYGRECYCGNSVDKSKLPVKGQLGKCEMTCAGNKEQICGGPGALSLYQKCKTSEGSCKNAQIM; this comes from the exons ATGTCCGTCCTGCTTATGGTCCTGTTCTTCT TGGTCAGCCCAGCCTCTGCCTTCTTCAGGCTGCCCTGCAGCCGTCCCGTCACTGTCCAGCGTGTTGATCCCATTGTCAATCCAGGAAAACTGTCAGCCCACTCTCACACGGTTATGGGAGGAAACGGGTTCAACTTCACCATGGACTTCGATACGGCCAGAGCCTCGACCTGCACTACCTGCAAGGCCCGAGAAGATCTGAGCAACTATTGGATTCCCAACCTCTACTATCGCGCCCCTGATGGCACTTTCGAAGATGTGCCTCAGACAGGTGGCATGCTGGTGTATTACTTGCAGAGATCGGACCCCAAGGATCCAGAGTACGAGAAGGGCTTGCTTGCGTTCCCTGAGGGCTTTCAGATGTTGGCAGGTAACCCATACCTGCGAAGCTTCAACAACACGCTCGAACAAAGAGCCATCTCTTATGCCTGCCTTGGGGTAAGCGGGCCCGAAACTCATGAGATCCCTCCTCATAATTGCCCTAATGGGTTGCGTGCTCAAGTCATGTTCCCCTCCTGCTGGGATGGCAAGAACCTGGATTCGCCTGACCACAAAAGCCATATGGCATATCCGGATCGTGTTGATAGTGGCGTTTGCCCACTATCGCATCCAAAGCGCCTTGTCACGATATTCTATGAGGTGGTCTTTCAGGTCGATCAGTTCAAGGACAGGTGGCATGGCGATTCGCATCCCTTTGTTTTCTCCAACGGCGACCCTACTGGCTATGGCCTTCATGGTGACTTCCTCAACGGCTGGGACGTTAAGATCTTACAGAAGGCAGTAAATGAGTGCACTGATGCTTCTGGGGTCATTGAGAAGTGCCCTGTCCTTACGTTcttcgacgacgatgccatGAACGGGTGTCGTGTGCCTGTCCAGgtcgacgagaagaccaaTGGTGTTCTCAAAACACTCCCCGGTTGCAACCCTGTTACACTCGGTCCGGAGCTTGCTGCCCCCGTTGTCGGCGAAGTGTGCAATGCTACCAAGGAGATCAGCCCACCAAAGTGGCCTTTTACCGACGTTACAGGCACCAAGAAGTTTCGCTATCTGGGATGTGCTAAGGACTCTTACGGCTCGCGCAGCCTTGATATGGCCCAAGGCAGTGCTGATAATATGACGATTGAGTCGTGTCTTGACTACTGTGAGCGTCGGGGCTACTTGCTCGCCGGTCTCGAATACGGTCGAGAGTGCTACTGCGGGAATTCCGTGGATAAGAGCAAGCTTCCCGTGAAGGGACAGCTGGGTAAATGCGAGATGACTTGTGCAGGCAATAAGGAACAGATCTGTGGAGGCCCAGGAGCACTTTCTCTTTATCAAAAGTGTAAAACATCTGAGGGTTCTTGCAAAAATGCCCAGATTATGTAG
- a CDS encoding 3-hydroxybutyrate dehydrogenase codes for MSLTVKGKTAVVTGAGSGICYHFSKVLLERGCNVVMADLALRPEATELLKAFPSQALYQPTDVTKWDQLDHAFEVAKKEFGGYDIVCPGAGVYDPPFSNFWHPAGTALSKDVHSESRFTSLDINLTHPIYATQKAIAHFTENKKPGSIVHISSIAAQGPVLSVPMYCAAKAGISHFVRSLGGLETPPESTDLASIRVTAVAPGVIKTPLWTEHPEKLAWIDGAKDEWVEPEDVALAMLSLVEKDEYVGGTVLEVGKGQTREVHVLNDVGPSGSGHTVSGLKKGVDEVWEILSQKSHS; via the exons ATGTCACTCACAGTCAAAGGCAAAACCGCTGTTGTCACAGGAGCAGGCTCAGGAATATGCTATCATTTCTCCAAAGTCCTCCTCGAGCGGGGATGCAATGTTGTCATGGCTGACCTTGCTCTTCGGCCTGAGGCGACCGAGTTACTGAAGGCCTTCCCTTCTCAGGCTTTATACCAGCCGACCGATGTCACAAAATGGGATCAACTCGATCACGCATTTGAGGTTGCTAAGAAGGAATTTGGAGGCTATGACATCGTGTGCCCTGGTGCTGGCGTATACGACCCG CCCTTTTCAAACTTTTGGCACCCAGCCGGCACAGCGTTATCAAAAGACGTGCACAGCGAAAGTCGTTTCACaagccttgacatcaactTGACGCACCCGATCTACGCAACCCAAAAGGCCATTGCGCATTTcacagagaacaagaagccaGGATCTATAGTGCACATCTCGTCTATCGCAGCACAAGGCCCAGTCTTGTCGGTACCCATGTACTGCGCAGCCAAGGCTGGAATATCCCATTTCGTCCGGTCGCTCGGAGGTCTTGAGACACCTCCCGAAAGCACCGACCTGGCTAGCATCCGTGTGACAGCAGTTGCACCGGGAGTGATCAAAACACCACTGTGGACAGAGCATCCAGAGAAGCTGGCGTGGATCGATGGCGCAAAGGACGAATGGGTAGAGCCTGAGGATGTTGCGTTGGCAATGCTTAGTctggttgagaaggatgaatATGTTGGAGGAACGGTTTTGGAAGTTGGAAAAGGTCAGACAAGAGAGGTCCATGTTCTCAATGATGTTGGGCCATCTGGCTCAGGACATACCGTCAGCGGCCTGAAGAAGGGCGTAGATGAGGTTTGGGAGATCCTTTCACAAAAGAGCCATAGCTGA